Proteins encoded within one genomic window of Edaphobacter lichenicola:
- a CDS encoding ATP-dependent DNA helicase, which yields MSTTAPISITPAKPENLPNLHDFFAPGGILSRSSLAFEHRRGQYDMARAIESAFKEKRHLIVEAGTGTGKTLAYLLPALRLARERGQRVIISTGTKNLQEQLYFKDVPFLESLLGPLKVCYMKGRANYLCRHKLYALRDNPLLNGLEEIDQFHQIASWEKTTETGDRAELDHLPESSALWHKLDARTEVCLGQSCPDWERCFVTGMRRKAVESDIVIVNHHLFFADLNIKQQAAGAPDAGILPEAACVIFDEAHELEEIASNYFGIGLSTQRVDELTRDVEMMLKAKQASTSAIESACATLKDRSRLFFSVLPTDPMGMPNSGGRMPFLHREAFLEESGDTYTATLNALTRLEGELDHLKNVEEASGLRKRAADIRAHLAFLLESTDRNTVFWIERRIAGGVRNFARGAGQASFHTHLQATPIDVSELLTTSLFDSYSSIILTSATLTVSGGFDHIRKRLGLTTARELVVPSHFDYEKQALLYLPPNMPDPREPDFPERAAERIRRVLEITKGRAFCLFTSYAQMRNTYERLLVELPYPLLLHGTAPRHVLLQQFRDTPNAVLFGTSSFWQGVDVQGEQLSCVIIDRLPFAVPSDPIVEARMEAIEALGGKPFFDYQIPNAVITLKQGFGRLIRSLNDRGVLMLLDPRIQRQRYGRIFLESLPPYRLTQEITDVEQFFERPA from the coding sequence TTGTCTACGACCGCTCCCATCTCGATTACGCCCGCGAAGCCGGAGAATCTGCCGAATCTTCACGATTTCTTTGCTCCCGGCGGCATCTTGTCTCGATCTTCGCTGGCATTTGAGCATCGTCGAGGGCAGTACGACATGGCAAGAGCTATTGAATCCGCTTTCAAGGAGAAGCGTCACCTGATTGTTGAAGCTGGGACGGGGACGGGGAAGACGCTTGCGTACCTTCTGCCTGCCCTACGGCTAGCCCGAGAGCGGGGCCAGCGCGTCATCATCTCTACGGGCACCAAGAATCTGCAGGAGCAGCTTTATTTCAAGGATGTTCCCTTTCTTGAATCTCTTCTTGGTCCGCTCAAGGTTTGCTATATGAAGGGGCGCGCCAACTACCTTTGTCGGCACAAGCTCTATGCGCTCAGGGACAACCCTCTGCTGAATGGTCTCGAAGAGATTGATCAGTTTCATCAGATTGCGTCGTGGGAGAAGACGACTGAGACCGGAGATCGCGCTGAGCTCGATCATCTTCCGGAGTCCTCCGCCTTGTGGCATAAGCTCGATGCTCGCACCGAGGTTTGCCTTGGCCAGAGCTGCCCGGACTGGGAGCGTTGCTTTGTCACCGGGATGCGGCGCAAGGCGGTTGAGTCGGACATCGTCATCGTCAACCATCATCTTTTTTTTGCTGACCTGAACATCAAGCAGCAGGCGGCGGGCGCACCTGATGCCGGTATTTTGCCTGAAGCTGCTTGTGTCATCTTCGACGAGGCGCATGAGCTGGAAGAGATTGCCTCGAATTACTTCGGCATTGGACTCTCTACTCAGCGCGTTGACGAGCTCACACGCGATGTAGAGATGATGCTCAAGGCAAAACAGGCCAGCACGTCAGCGATCGAGAGCGCCTGCGCTACGCTCAAAGACCGCTCGCGCCTGTTCTTCTCTGTTCTCCCGACAGACCCGATGGGGATGCCGAATAGCGGGGGCCGCATGCCATTCCTCCACCGCGAAGCTTTTCTGGAAGAGAGTGGCGATACCTACACGGCCACCCTGAATGCGCTTACTCGACTCGAAGGCGAACTCGATCATCTCAAGAATGTTGAAGAAGCCTCTGGTTTACGCAAGCGTGCGGCTGATATTCGCGCTCACCTGGCGTTTTTGCTCGAATCGACCGACCGTAACACCGTCTTCTGGATTGAGCGCCGCATCGCGGGTGGGGTGCGGAACTTTGCGCGCGGAGCAGGGCAAGCGAGCTTTCACACGCATCTGCAAGCGACTCCCATTGATGTCTCCGAGTTGCTGACTACGTCGCTCTTCGATAGCTATAGCTCTATCATTCTCACTTCGGCGACGCTTACCGTCTCGGGAGGATTCGACCACATTCGCAAACGTCTCGGCCTTACTACGGCTCGAGAGTTGGTTGTGCCTTCGCACTTTGACTACGAAAAGCAGGCCTTGCTCTATCTCCCACCCAATATGCCGGACCCGCGCGAACCAGATTTTCCGGAACGCGCCGCCGAACGCATCCGCCGGGTACTTGAGATTACGAAGGGCCGCGCCTTCTGCCTCTTCACCAGCTATGCGCAGATGCGCAACACTTACGAGCGACTGCTCGTCGAACTCCCTTATCCGCTTCTGTTGCACGGCACTGCGCCACGTCACGTTCTGCTGCAACAGTTCCGCGATACACCTAACGCGGTCCTCTTCGGCACCTCCTCCTTCTGGCAGGGAGTCGACGTGCAAGGCGAGCAACTATCCTGCGTCATCATTGACCGCCTTCCGTTTGCAGTTCCCTCCGACCCGATCGTCGAAGCGCGCATGGAGGCCATCGAAGCACTCGGCGGTAAACCTTTCTTCGACTACCAGATTCCCAACGCCGTGATTACCCTCAAGCAGGGCTTTGGTCGTCTGATCCGTTCGCTCAACGATCGGGGTGTTCTCATGCTCCTTGACCCGCGTATCCAGCGTCAGCGCTATGGCCGAATCTTTCTCGAGTCTCTCCCGCCCTACCGGCTCACGCAGGAGATTACAGACGTCGAACAGTTCTTCGAGCGCCCCGCTTGA